One Candidatus Methylomirabilota bacterium genomic window, CGGCGGCGGCACGTGGTCCCAGCGGCCGCCGTTCTCGTCGTACGTGATGATGATCGCCGTGCCCGGCCAGTACGGGCTCGCCATGACGGCCTGCACGATCTCGGCGACGTGCGCCTGCCCCGTCGAGAGGTTCGCGTAGCCCGGGTGCTCGTTGTCCGGGCCCAGCGGCTTGATGAACGACACGGCGGGCAGGCGCCCGGCGCGGAGGTCGGTGAGAAAATCCCTCTCGTCCTTCAGGTGTCGGGCCTTCTCCGCGGTGCCGTCGGCCCAGCGCGCGAAGTAGGCGAACGGGTGATGGTGGTACTGGAAGATCCGGTGCGCCCGGCCGGCGAGCGCGTCGTCCCAGCCGCCCGCGTACCACGCCCACGAGACGCCCTTGTCGCTGAGCCGGTCGCCGATCGTCGGCGCCGTCAGATTCGGCAGGAGCTGGCGCGCGTCGGTGATGCGCGCCGGGTGAGGCTGGTTCACGGTGTACGCGGTGTTGACCACGTACCCGTCGGGCGTGACGTCGCCGTCCCGGACGATCATGCCGGCGGCGTCGAGCACGACCCGCCGATCCGCAGGTGCCTCGGGCCACGCCGGCGTGCAGGCGCAGATCAGCCAGGCGTGGTTGAGGAACGAGCCGCCGAACGCGGCGTGGAAGAAGTTGTCGGCGAGGACGTACTGCTGCGCCAGCCTGCCGACCGGCATGTCCGTCGCGTCGTAGTAGCTCATGACGAGCCCGCCGACGCCGCCCCACGCCACGAACCGGTCCATCCTGCCGCCGTTGATCTGGTACTGCTGCTGGTAGAAGCGGTGAACGGGATTTCCCGCGGTGTCGGAGGGCGGGACGTACGGAGCCAGGTCGAACGGCGCGACGGGCAGGCCCTCGGGGATGCGCCGGTCGGGCATGCCCCGGTAGTCGAGCGCGGGCGGCAGGACCGCGTAGGGTTTTCCCGCCTTGTCCGTCTGCGGAACCGTGGCCGCGGCGCGCGCGAGACCGTTGGCCCCCGGGAATTTCCCGAAGAGCCCATCGAAGCTCCAGTTCTCCTGGTAGATCACGATCACGTGCGTGATGCGGTCGAGCGCGGGCACCGGCCGGGCGGGCGTCGTGCAGGCGGCGGCCAGCGGGAGCAGCGCGAGCGCGCGGAGCAGCAGCGACGGGGCGCGTCTCAAGGTTTCTCCTCGACAACGCGAGTCACTCGATCACCCGATCCGCGCGCAGCACGACCGACCGCGGGATCGTGAGCCCGAGCGCCTTCGCGGTCTTGAGGTTGATCACCAACTCGAACTTGGTGGGTTGCTCGACGGGCAGACCGGCGGGCCTGGCGCCCTTCAGGATCTTGTCCACGTAGGTGGCGCCGCGCCGGTACAAATCGGCGTAGTCGGCGGCATAGGCCAGAAGGCCCCCGACCTCGACATGCTCCCTTGAGCCATACATCGCCGGCAGCCGCGCCTTCGCGGCGAGGTCTGCGATCCGTGTTCGGTGAAGAAAGAACAGCGTGTCCGCCACGACGAGAAGCGCGCCGGCTCGCGCTCTGGTCATCGCCGCGAAGGCGCTGTCGAATTCGTCGGGACCTCGCGCCTCATGGAGCTGAGGCTGCATCCCTAACGACCGGGCTGCAACCACGATACCTTTCAACGCTGGTCCGTGGGAGAAATTGGCCGGATTCCAGAGCACGGCCACACGGGAGACCATCGGAACGGCCTCCTTCAACAACTCCAGCTGCTTGGGCCATAACTCATCGCTGATGGCGGCCAGGCCCGTGATATTTCCGCCCGGCCGCGCGAGGCTTGCGACAAGTCCCACCCTGACAGGCTCGTTAACGACCATCATGACGATGGGAATCGTCGTGGTCACGTTCTTGGCTGCGAGCGCCGCCGTGGTGATCGCCGCAACGATAACGTCAACCTTGAGACCGACCAACTCTGCGGCGAGGCCGGGGAGACGCTCTTGCCTCCCCTCGGCCCAGCGGTACTCGATGACGATGTTCTGCCCCTCGACGTAACCACGCTCGCGCAGGCCTCGCCGGAACGCGTCGAGGAAGTGCGAGGCGGCAGACGGCGATGCACCCCCGAGGAAGCCGATCCTCGGGGCTTTCGCCGGCGGCTGCGTCTCAGCGGCGAGCGGCGCGACCAAAACGCCGAGGGTGAGGACGACCGCGAGCGCGGCGCGTGTGACCGTCATGCCGAATGTTCCGCGTCCTGAGGATACTCGGCTATGACGCCGATCGCGAGACGTAATCCCCGGAGCGACGCGCGACGCGTGATGCTGCCACCAACGCCACTCGCGTGGTAGTATCCGGTCACTCTGCCCCTGGAGGCCATATGCGCCGCATGAACGTGCTCGGACTCGCGCTCCTGTCGCTCGGTGTGCTCGTGACGCAGGCCACGGTCGGCTGGACCCAGGCGAAGCCGCCGATCACGGTCGCCCTCGTCGCCGCCATGTCGGGCGGCTCGGCGCTCTCGGGCGAGGCGATCAAGCGCGGCCTCACCGTCGCCATCGACGAGATCAACGCCCGGGGCGGCCTGCTCGGCGGCCGCAAGGTCGAGCTCGTCATCCGCGACGAGGAGGGCAACCCCTCGAAGGGCGTGACGGCCGCGCGCGACGTGATCGAGCGCGAGCGGGCGGTCGCGGTCTTCGGCGGGCTCCACTCGCCCGTGGGGCTCGCGATGCTGCCGGTGTTCCACGAGCTGCGCGTGCCGTACGTCGGGACGTGGGCCGCCGCGACGGCGATCACCCGCAACGGCCGGACGCCCAACTTCATGTTCCGCGTCTCCGCCAACGATGACATCGTGGACCACTTCCTGGCGAAGCACGTGACCGAGAAGCTCGGCAAGCGGAAGCCCGGCGTGATCCTCGAGAACACGCCCTGGGGCGCCTCGAACCAGGAGGGGCTCACGAAGTGGTTCGCCAAGCTCGGCGCCCAGCCGGTCGGCTTCGAGAAGTTCAACTGGAACGACTCCGACATGAGCGCGCAGCTCCTGCGCCTGAAGAACGGCGGCGCCGACGCGATCGTGATGGTCGCCAACGCCCCCGAGGGCGCGCAGGTCGTGAAGAGCCGGGCCAAGATCGGCTGGGACGTCCCCACGGTCTCCCACTGGGGGATCAGCGGCGGCCGGTTCGCGGAGCTGACCGGCGAGCTCTCCGAGTCGGTCGTCTTCGTGCAGACCTACTCGTTCTTCGGCAGGCAGAGCGCCGTCGGCGAGCGCGTCATCGCCGCGCTCAAGGCGAAGTACGGCGTGAAGGGCCCGGAGGACATCCTGGCGCCGGTCGGCACCGCGAACGCCTACGACGCCATGCACCTCGTCGCGCTCGCGATCGAGCGCGCGGGCGCCGCCGACGGGGCGAAGGTCCGCGACGCGCTCGAGAATCTCGGCGAGCACCGCGGGCTCATCAAGACGTACCGGCGGCCGTTCACGCTCGAGGAGCACGACGCGCTGACCGAGAACGACTACATCCTCGTCACGTGGCAGGGGGGCAAGATCGTCCCCGTCGCGATGAAGTAGGTGATCGTCCAGCTTCTCTTCAGCGGGCTCGCGCTCGGTAGCATGTACGCGCTCGTGGCACTCGGCTACAACATCACCTACGCCACGAGCCGCACGGTCAACTTCTCGCAGGGCCAGTCGGTGATGGTCGGCGCCGTCATCGCGTACGCGCTCCACGTCGGCGCGGGCTGGCCCCTGGTCCCGGCCGTGCTGGTGACGCTCGCGGCGCTGGCGGCGCTCGGCGTGCTCGTGGAGCGCGTGGCCGTGCGCCCGTTCCTCGCCGCGTCGTCCATCGCCTGGCTCCTCGCGACGATCGCGCTCGGGATCATCGCCGAGAACGTCACGATGCTCCTCTTCGGCAAGGACGCCCGCGCGTTCCCGTCCGGCCTCGCGCGGAAGCCGTGGACGATCCTCGGCGCCGGCGTGTACCCGCACGAGCTGCTCGTCCCGGCGGTCGGGATCGCGTTGATGGTCCTGGTGGAGCTCGCGTTCCGGCGCACGCTCGCCGGCCGCGCGCTCCGCGCGGTGGCGTTCGGCCACGACGCGGCCCGGCTCATGGGGATCGACGTCACGCGGACGATCAGCGTCGCCTACGCGCTCTCCTCGGTCCTCGCCGGCGTGGCCGGGATCCTCCTCGCGCCGCTCCTCAACGTCTCGGCGACCATGGGCACGACGATCGGGTTGAAGGCCTTCGCGGTGGCGATCATCGGGGGGATCGAGAGCGCGCGGGGGATCGTCGTCGCCGGCATCCTCTACGGGATCGTCGAGTCGGTCGTGGCCGGGTACCTCGGAACGGGCGTCCGCGAGATCGTCGGCTTCGGCCTCGTGATCCTCGTGCTGCTGGCCCGGCCGTGGGGGCTCTTCGGGGTCCCGGCGCCCCGGCGCGTGTAGGCGTGCTGCGGCTCGCCGGCGCGCTCGCGATCCTTCTCGCCGCCCTCGTCCCCCTCGTCACCGCCAACACCTACTACCTCTTCGTCGCGATGCTGATCGGCATCAGCATCGTCGTTACCACCGGCCTCAACGTGCTCGCCGGCGCCTCGGGCCAGGTGTCGCTCGGCCAGGCGGGCTTCTACGCGCTCGGCGCGTACGCGGGCGCGATCGTCGCCGCGCGCGCCGGGCTGTCCTTCTGGCTCGC contains:
- a CDS encoding branched-chain amino acid ABC transporter permease, which translates into the protein MLRLAGALAILLAALVPLVTANTYYLFVAMLIGISIVVTTGLNVLAGASGQVSLGQAGFYALGAYAGAIVAARAGLSFWLALPLAAVLGVAVGAVLGLASLRVSGPYLAMVTIAFGIIVEHGLIEWDALTGGFGGIADIPRPRLG
- a CDS encoding ABC transporter substrate-binding protein; amino-acid sequence: MNVLGLALLSLGVLVTQATVGWTQAKPPITVALVAAMSGGSALSGEAIKRGLTVAIDEINARGGLLGGRKVELVIRDEEGNPSKGVTAARDVIERERAVAVFGGLHSPVGLAMLPVFHELRVPYVGTWAAATAITRNGRTPNFMFRVSANDDIVDHFLAKHVTEKLGKRKPGVILENTPWGASNQEGLTKWFAKLGAQPVGFEKFNWNDSDMSAQLLRLKNGGADAIVMVANAPEGAQVVKSRAKIGWDVPTVSHWGISGGRFAELTGELSESVVFVQTYSFFGRQSAVGERVIAALKAKYGVKGPEDILAPVGTANAYDAMHLVALAIERAGAADGAKVRDALENLGEHRGLIKTYRRPFTLEEHDALTENDYILVTWQGGKIVPVAMK
- a CDS encoding ABC transporter substrate-binding protein; the encoded protein is MTVTRAALAVVLTLGVLVAPLAAETQPPAKAPRIGFLGGASPSAASHFLDAFRRGLRERGYVEGQNIVIEYRWAEGRQERLPGLAAELVGLKVDVIVAAITTAALAAKNVTTTIPIVMMVVNEPVRVGLVASLARPGGNITGLAAISDELWPKQLELLKEAVPMVSRVAVLWNPANFSHGPALKGIVVAARSLGMQPQLHEARGPDEFDSAFAAMTRARAGALLVVADTLFFLHRTRIADLAAKARLPAMYGSREHVEVGGLLAYAADYADLYRRGATYVDKILKGARPAGLPVEQPTKFELVINLKTAKALGLTIPRSVVLRADRVIE
- a CDS encoding alkaline phosphatase family protein; this translates as MRRAPSLLLRALALLPLAAACTTPARPVPALDRITHVIVIYQENWSFDGLFGKFPGANGLARAAATVPQTDKAGKPYAVLPPALDYRGMPDRRIPEGLPVAPFDLAPYVPPSDTAGNPVHRFYQQQYQINGGRMDRFVAWGGVGGLVMSYYDATDMPVGRLAQQYVLADNFFHAAFGGSFLNHAWLICACTPAWPEAPADRRVVLDAAGMIVRDGDVTPDGYVVNTAYTVNQPHPARITDARQLLPNLTAPTIGDRLSDKGVSWAWYAGGWDDALAGRAHRIFQYHHHPFAYFARWADGTAEKARHLKDERDFLTDLRAGRLPAVSFIKPLGPDNEHPGYANLSTGQAHVAEIVQAVMASPYWPGTAIIITYDENGGRWDHVPPPRTDRWGPGTRVPAVIVSPWAKRRHVDHTLYDTTSILKFIETRWGLAPLATRDAAANDLTAAFDLGR
- a CDS encoding branched-chain amino acid ABC transporter permease produces the protein MIVQLLFSGLALGSMYALVALGYNITYATSRTVNFSQGQSVMVGAVIAYALHVGAGWPLVPAVLVTLAALAALGVLVERVAVRPFLAASSIAWLLATIALGIIAENVTMLLFGKDARAFPSGLARKPWTILGAGVYPHELLVPAVGIALMVLVELAFRRTLAGRALRAVAFGHDAARLMGIDVTRTISVAYALSSVLAGVAGILLAPLLNVSATMGTTIGLKAFAVAIIGGIESARGIVVAGILYGIVESVVAGYLGTGVREIVGFGLVILVLLARPWGLFGVPAPRRV